In Cupriavidus sp. EM10, the genomic window ATCGGCCGCGACAACCTCGTGCCGGTGGCTGTCGACAGCGATGGCCGCATGCGGATCGACAAGCTGCGCGAAACGCTCGACGCCCTGAAGGCGCGCAACATCCGGCCGATGGCCATCGTCGGCATTGCGGGCTCCACCGAGACCGGCGCGGTCGACCCACTGGACGCGATGGCCGATGTGGCGCAGGAAGCCGGATGCCATTTCCATGTCGATGCGGCCTGGGGCGGTGCCACCTTGCTGTCCGAGCGCGAGCGCGGCCGCTTTGCCGGCATCGAGCGCGCCGATTCCGTGGTGATCGACGCCCACAAGCAGTTCTATGTGCCGATGGGTGCCGGCATGGTGCTGTTCCGCGATCCGTCGTGGACGCAGGAGATCGTCCAGCATGCCAACTACATCGTGCGCAAGGGCTCGGTGGACCTGGGCCGCCACACGCTCGAAGGCTCGCGCGGCGCGGCGGCCGTGATGCTCTACGCCAACCTGCACCTGCTGGGACGCAAGGGACTGGCCAGGCTGATCGACACGGGCATCGACAACGCCAAGTACTTTGCCGCGCTGATCGAGCAGCAGCCCGACTTCGAACTCGATAGCCGCCCGCAGCTGTGCATCCTGACCTACCGCTACGTGCCCGAAGCCGTGCGCGCGGCGCTGGTATCGACATCGACCCCGGCGGCGCAGCGCGAGCAGATCCAGCAGGCGCTGGACGCGCTGACCATCAGCATCCAGGAAATGCAGCGCGACGCCGGCCGGTCGTTCGTGTCGCGCACGCAGCTGACGTCGTCGCATTGGGGTGGCAGGGCGATTGCCGTGTTCCGCGTGGTGCTGGCGAATCCGGACACGACCCACGACATCCTGCAGGGCGTGCTGGCCGAGCAGCGCATGCTGGCGGCGCAGAGCCCGAAACTGGCGGAATTGATGGCGCTGGTTTGAGAGCGAGGGGGCGCCAGCCAACGGCGCCCCAAAGCTCAAGCCCAAAGCCCCCAAAGCGGAAGCCCAAAGCAAAAAGCCGCAATCCCGTGAAGGATTGCGGCTTTTCAAATAGATGGTGGCGAATCAGGGATTCGAACCCCGGACCTGCGGATTATGATTCCGTCGCTCTAACCGACTGAGCTAATTCGCCAACGAAGATCGAAATTATACCTTCGGTTTCTGGCCTGTCAACACCTTTGTGACAACTTTCTGCAATCTTTCGCGCCTGCCCAAAAAATGGCAGACCCGAAGGTCTGCCTGGAAGGAGCGGCTGGCCGGTAGGCCAGCCATCCTGAGCGAGGGTTACCGGTCGTATCCCTCCGGCGAATGCCTGGACTGCCTTGCTGGTTTCAGTCGTTGGCGTAGATGTCCACGTCCTTGGTCTCGCGGATGAACAGCGCGCCCAGCACGAAGGTCATGGCCGCGATGATGATCGGGTACCAGAGGCCGTAGTAGATGTTGCCGTTCTGGGCCACCAGCGCGAACGAGATGGTCGGCAGCAGGCCGCCGAACCAGCCGTTGCCGATGTGGTACGGCAGCGACATCGACGAGTAGCGGATGCGGGTCGGGAACATTTCCACCAGCATGGCCGCAATCGGGCCGTACACCATCGTCACGTAGATCACCAGGATGACCAGGATCACCAGCACCATGATCGTGTTCATCTGGGCCGGGTCCGCCTTGGTCGGGTAGCCGTGCGACGTCATTTCCGTGCTGACCGCCTTCTTGAAGTCGGCGATCTGCTTCTTGCTGGCGTCGTCGAATGCGCCCTTGCCCACGGTGGCGTCGAACGCCTTGATCTCCTTGTCGCCGATCTTCACCGAAGCCACGGTGCCGGCCGGTGCGTTCACCACTTCATAGCTGGCCGATGCCTGGGCCAGCGTACGCTTGACGATGTCGCACGAACTGCGGAAGTCGATCTCGCGGGCGATCGGGCTGCCCTGGAACGAGCAGGTGGCCGGGTCGGCGGTGACCACGATCTGGGCCGACTGCTGGGCACGCTCCAGCGCCGGGTTGGCGTAGTGGGTCAGTGCCTTGAACAGCGGGAAGTAGGTCAGCACGGCCAGGGCGCAGCCCAGCATGATGATCCACTTGCGGCCGATCTTGTCCGACAGCGAGCCGAAGAAGATGAAGAACGGCGTGCCGATCACCAGTGCGCCGGCGATCAGCAGGTTGGCCGTCTTGGCATCCACCTTCAGCACCTGCGTCAGGAAGAACAGCGAGTAGAACTGGCCCGTGTACCAGACCACGGCCTGGCCGGCGGTCAGGCCCACCAGCGCCAGGATCACGATCTTCAGGTTGCGCCATTGGCCGAAGGCTTCGGTCAGCGGTGCCTTCGAAGTCTTGCCCTCGGCTTTCATCTTCTGGAAGGCCGGCGACTCGCTCATCGACAGGCGGATGTACACCGACATGGCCAGCAGCAGGATCGAGACCAGGAACGGGATGCGCCAGCCCCAGACCTCGAAGTTCGTGCCCGTGGCTTCACGCACCAGCAGGATCACGATCAGCGACAGAAACAGGCCCAGCGTGGCCGTGGTCTGGATCCATGCCGTGTAGGCGCCGCGCTTGCCGTGCGGCGCGTGCTCGGCCACGTAGGTGGCAGCACCGCCGTACTCGCCGCCCAGTGCCAGGCCCTGCAGCATGCGCAGCAGGATCAGGATGATCGGGGCAGCCCAGCCGATGGTGGCGTATCCGGGCAGCAGGCCGACGATGAACGTCGAGAAGCCCATGATCAGGATGGTCACCAGGAAGGTGTACTTGCGGCCGATCATGTCGCCCAGGCGGCCGAACACCAGCGCGCCGAACGGGCGCACGATGAAGCCTGCCGCGAACGCCAGCAGCGCGAAGATGAATGCCGACGTCGGGTCCAGGCCGGCAAAGAACTGCTTGGCGATGACCGCCGCCAGCGAACCGTACAGGTAAAAGTCGTACCACTCGAACACCGTGCCCAGGGAAGAGGCCAGGATGACCTTTTTCTCTTCCTTCGTCATCGGCGCATTGTGGGCCGCAGGTACGGCCCCCACGTTTTGCGCGTTTGCCATGTGTTGTCTCCTCCGTTTCCGTTCTTCCGTCGAAAATCTTCAAGGGGTCCTCGTCGTCGGGTTCGTGTACGTGTGCACGTACCGGCCCATTGCGGCAAGGTTGCAACGATTGTGGGA contains:
- the panP gene encoding pyridoxal-dependent aspartate 1-decarboxylase PanP, which encodes MNAPKTETSDNSHDHPLDDDCPLHWFDADRGAFEDLERRIADHPADFFASADFDPVGACATREAQFTSVDLPEDPTAPQAHADHLLHDVFRHVMPVASPTFVGHMTSSLPSFMPSLAKIVAALNQNVVKLETSGALTGLERQVIGMLHKLVFARDAGFYRQWLHNPEHSLGAFCAGGTTANLAALWASRNNVLRARDGFPGIHSAGLMAALRHYGYDGLAIVVSERGHYSLRKAADVLGIGRDNLVPVAVDSDGRMRIDKLRETLDALKARNIRPMAIVGIAGSTETGAVDPLDAMADVAQEAGCHFHVDAAWGGATLLSERERGRFAGIERADSVVIDAHKQFYVPMGAGMVLFRDPSWTQEIVQHANYIVRKGSVDLGRHTLEGSRGAAAVMLYANLHLLGRKGLARLIDTGIDNAKYFAALIEQQPDFELDSRPQLCILTYRYVPEAVRAALVSTSTPAAQREQIQQALDALTISIQEMQRDAGRSFVSRTQLTSSHWGGRAIAVFRVVLANPDTTHDILQGVLAEQRMLAAQSPKLAELMALV
- a CDS encoding MFS transporter is translated as MANAQNVGAVPAAHNAPMTKEEKKVILASSLGTVFEWYDFYLYGSLAAVIAKQFFAGLDPTSAFIFALLAFAAGFIVRPFGALVFGRLGDMIGRKYTFLVTILIMGFSTFIVGLLPGYATIGWAAPIILILLRMLQGLALGGEYGGAATYVAEHAPHGKRGAYTAWIQTTATLGLFLSLIVILLVREATGTNFEVWGWRIPFLVSILLLAMSVYIRLSMSESPAFQKMKAEGKTSKAPLTEAFGQWRNLKIVILALVGLTAGQAVVWYTGQFYSLFFLTQVLKVDAKTANLLIAGALVIGTPFFIFFGSLSDKIGRKWIIMLGCALAVLTYFPLFKALTHYANPALERAQQSAQIVVTADPATCSFQGSPIAREIDFRSSCDIVKRTLAQASASYEVVNAPAGTVASVKIGDKEIKAFDATVGKGAFDDASKKQIADFKKAVSTEMTSHGYPTKADPAQMNTIMVLVILVILVIYVTMVYGPIAAMLVEMFPTRIRYSSMSLPYHIGNGWFGGLLPTISFALVAQNGNIYYGLWYPIIIAAMTFVLGALFIRETKDVDIYAND